One genomic region from Campylobacter sp. RM5004 encodes:
- the atpA gene encoding F0F1 ATP synthase subunit alpha, translating into MSFNANEISSIIKERIENFNLNLEIEETGKVISIADGVANVFGLKNVMAGEMVEFENGEKGMALNLEESSVGVVVLGSFSNIKEGSSVKRLKQLLKVPVGEELIGRVVNALGEPIDAKGPINTTKSAFVEEKAKGIMARKSVHEPLQTGIKAIDALVPIGRGQRELIIGDRQTGKTTVAVDTIINQKGQNVVCIYVAIGQKQSTVAQVVKKLEEHGAMEYTIVVSATASDSAALQYLAPYTGVTMGEYFRDNSKHALIVYDDLSKHAVAYREMSLILRRPPGREAYPGDVFYLHSRLLERASKLSDALGAGSLTALPIIETQAGDVSAYIPTNVISITDGQIFLETDLFNSGIRPAINVGLSVSRVGGSAQIKATKQVSGTLRLDLAQYRELQAFAQFASDLDESSRKQLERGQRMVEVLKQPPYSPLAIEKQIVLIYAGTRGFLDDVSVDKINKFENDLYAYIETKSPEIFEQIRTKKALDSDLEDKIKNLLNEFKAAQA; encoded by the coding sequence GTGAGTTTTAACGCAAATGAAATTAGCTCAATTATTAAAGAAAGAATTGAGAATTTTAATTTAAATTTAGAAATTGAAGAAACTGGTAAAGTTATTTCAATAGCTGATGGTGTTGCTAATGTTTTTGGATTAAAAAATGTTATGGCAGGAGAAATGGTAGAATTTGAAAACGGCGAAAAAGGTATGGCATTAAACCTTGAAGAAAGTAGTGTTGGTGTCGTTGTTTTAGGAAGTTTTTCAAATATTAAAGAAGGAAGCTCTGTTAAGAGATTAAAGCAATTATTAAAAGTTCCTGTTGGAGAAGAATTAATAGGTCGTGTTGTTAATGCTTTAGGTGAGCCAATTGATGCAAAAGGTCCTATTAATACTACAAAATCAGCTTTTGTTGAAGAAAAAGCTAAAGGTATTATGGCAAGAAAAAGCGTTCATGAGCCATTACAAACAGGTATTAAAGCAATCGATGCTCTTGTTCCAATTGGTCGTGGTCAAAGAGAATTAATTATCGGAGATAGACAAACAGGAAAAACAACAGTAGCAGTAGATACAATAATCAATCAAAAAGGTCAAAATGTTGTATGTATTTATGTTGCAATCGGACAAAAACAAAGCACAGTTGCTCAAGTTGTTAAAAAATTAGAAGAGCACGGAGCAATGGAATATACCATAGTAGTAAGTGCAACAGCAAGTGATTCAGCTGCACTTCAATATCTTGCACCATATACTGGTGTTACTATGGGTGAATATTTTAGAGATAATAGTAAGCATGCTTTAATTGTATATGATGATTTAAGTAAGCACGCAGTAGCTTATCGTGAAATGAGCTTGATTTTACGCAGACCTCCAGGACGTGAGGCATATCCGGGCGATGTATTCTACTTACACTCAAGATTGTTAGAAAGAGCTTCAAAATTAAGTGATGCTTTAGGTGCAGGTTCTCTAACGGCTTTACCTATTATTGAAACTCAAGCAGGCGACGTTTCAGCTTATATTCCAACAAACGTTATTTCAATTACAGATGGACAAATTTTCTTAGAAACAGATTTATTTAACTCAGGTATTCGTCCAGCTATTAACGTAGGTTTATCAGTATCAAGGGTTGGTGGTTCAGCTCAGATTAAAGCTACTAAGCAAGTTTCAGGAACACTAAGACTAGACCTTGCACAATATCGTGAATTACAAGCGTTCGCACAATTTGCAAGTGATTTAGATGAGAGTTCAAGAAAACAATTAGAGCGTGGTCAAAGAATGGTTGAAGTATTAAAACAACCTCCATATAGCCCATTAGCTATTGAAAAACAAATTGTTTTAATTTATGCAGGAACAAGAGGATTTTTAGATGATGTTTCAGTAGATAAGATTAATAAATTTGAAAATGATTTATATGCTTATATCGAAACAAAATCTCCAGAAATTTTTGAACAAATTAGAACTAAAAAAGCTTTAGATAGTGATTTAGAAGATAAGATTAAAAATTTATTAAATGAGTTTAAAGCAGCACAAGCGTAG
- the atpG gene encoding ATP synthase F1 subunit gamma, which translates to MANLKEIKRKIKSVHNTQKTTNAMKLVSTAKLKKAEELAKKSKVYANKLQEVMHEISYKLNQFDMARDSRFFGKHEIKVVDVIFITSDKGLCGGFNIKTLKEVSKIIKENKEKGIKTRLRAIGKVGIEFFNFQKIEILDKYTGVSSSPDYEKAREIINLAINDFVACETDKIVLVHNGYKNMISQELSVCNLLPVESDNFEIPNSNSLLEIEPEEKEVLEELLKRYIEYSMFYSLIDSLAAEHSARMQAMDNATNNAKARVKELNLAYNKARQESITTELIEIISGVESMKE; encoded by the coding sequence ATGGCAAATTTAAAAGAGATAAAAAGAAAGATAAAAAGCGTTCATAACACACAAAAGACTACAAATGCTATGAAGCTTGTTTCAACTGCTAAATTAAAAAAAGCAGAAGAATTAGCAAAAAAGTCTAAGGTGTATGCTAATAAATTACAAGAAGTTATGCATGAGATTTCATACAAGCTTAATCAGTTTGATATGGCAAGAGATAGCAGATTTTTTGGTAAGCATGAAATAAAAGTTGTGGACGTTATTTTTATTACTTCGGATAAAGGTTTATGTGGTGGTTTTAATATAAAAACTTTAAAAGAAGTTAGTAAAATTATTAAAGAAAATAAAGAAAAAGGTATTAAAACTAGATTAAGAGCGATAGGAAAAGTAGGTATTGAGTTTTTTAATTTCCAAAAAATTGAAATTCTTGATAAATACACAGGTGTAAGCTCATCACCTGATTACGAAAAGGCAAGAGAAATTATAAACCTAGCAATAAATGATTTTGTTGCTTGCGAAACTGATAAGATAGTTTTAGTTCATAATGGTTATAAAAATATGATTTCTCAAGAATTATCAGTATGTAATTTATTGCCAGTAGAATCAGACAATTTTGAAATTCCGAATTCAAATTCTTTATTAGAAATTGAGCCGGAAGAAAAAGAAGTTTTAGAAGAACTACTAAAACGCTATATTGAGTATAGTATGTTTTATTCATTAATTGATAGTCTAGCTGCAGAGCATAGTGCTAGAATGCAAGCAATGGATAATGCAACTAATAATGCTAAAGCAAGAGTAAAAGAACTTAATTTAGCATACAATAAAGCAAGACAAGAAAGCATAACCACTGAATTAATTGAGATTATTAGTGGTGTTGAATCAATGAAAGAATAG
- the atpD gene encoding F0F1 ATP synthase subunit beta, giving the protein MQGFISQVLGPVVDVEFSDYLPQINEAIEVNYEVEGKQIRLILEVAAHLGDGRVRTIAMDMTDGLVRGTKATSLGAPISVPVGEKVLGRIFNVVGDLIDEGTPENYETKWAIHREPPKFEEQSTKSEIFETGIKVVDLLAPYAKGGKVGLFGGAGVGKTVIIMELIHNVAFKHSGYSVFAGVGERTREGNDLYNEMKESNVLDKVALCYGQMNEPPGARNRIALTGLTMAEYFRDEMGLDVLMFIDNIFRFSQSGSEMSALLGRIPSAVGYQPTLASEMGKFQERITSTKKGSITSVQAVYVPADDLTDPAPATVFAHLDATTVLNRSIAEKGIYPAVDPLDSTSRMLDPQIIGEEHYKVARGVQSVLQKYKDLQDIIAILGMDELSEEDKLIVERARKIEKFLSQPFFVAEVFTGSPGKYISLEETIAGFKGILEGKYDDLPENAFYMVGNIEEAVEKAEKLKA; this is encoded by the coding sequence ATGCAAGGATTTATATCTCAGGTATTAGGACCTGTTGTAGATGTTGAATTTAGCGACTACTTACCGCAAATTAACGAAGCAATTGAAGTAAATTATGAGGTAGAAGGTAAGCAAATTCGTTTAATATTAGAAGTTGCTGCTCATTTAGGCGATGGTCGTGTAAGAACTATTGCTATGGATATGACAGATGGTTTAGTAAGAGGAACAAAAGCTACTAGTTTAGGTGCTCCTATTAGTGTTCCTGTTGGTGAAAAAGTATTAGGTAGAATTTTCAACGTTGTTGGAGATTTAATTGACGAAGGTACTCCTGAAAATTATGAAACAAAATGGGCAATTCATAGAGAACCACCTAAATTTGAAGAACAAAGCACAAAAAGTGAAATTTTTGAAACAGGTATTAAAGTAGTAGATTTACTTGCTCCTTATGCAAAAGGTGGTAAAGTAGGATTATTCGGTGGTGCTGGTGTTGGTAAAACCGTTATTATTATGGAATTAATTCACAACGTTGCATTTAAACATAGTGGTTATTCAGTATTTGCTGGTGTTGGTGAGAGAACTCGTGAAGGTAATGACCTTTATAACGAAATGAAAGAAAGTAATGTTTTAGACAAAGTTGCCTTATGCTATGGTCAAATGAATGAACCACCAGGGGCAAGAAACCGTATCGCTTTAACTGGTCTTACAATGGCTGAATACTTTAGAGATGAAATGGGACTTGATGTTTTAATGTTTATTGATAATATCTTTAGATTTTCTCAATCAGGTTCAGAAATGTCAGCTCTACTAGGTCGTATTCCATCAGCTGTTGGTTATCAACCGACTTTAGCAAGTGAAATGGGTAAATTCCAAGAAAGAATTACATCAACTAAAAAAGGTTCAATTACTTCAGTTCAAGCAGTTTATGTTCCAGCAGACGACTTAACAGACCCTGCACCTGCGACTGTTTTTGCTCACTTAGATGCAACAACGGTTTTAAATAGAAGTATTGCAGAAAAAGGAATTTATCCTGCGGTTGACCCACTTGATTCAACTTCTAGAATGCTTGACCCGCAAATCATCGGTGAAGAGCATTATAAGGTAGCTCGTGGAGTTCAAAGTGTATTACAAAAGTATAAAGACCTACAAGATATTATTGCTATTTTGGGTATGGATGAGCTTAGTGAAGAAGATAAATTAATTGTTGAAAGAGCAAGAAAAATTGAAAAATTCCTATCTCAACCATTCTTCGTTGCAGAAGTTTTCACAGGAAGCCCTGGAAAATATATAAGCCTTGAAGAAACAATAGCAGGATTTAAAGGTATATTAGAAGGTAAATATGATGATTTACCAGAAAATGCGTTCTATATGGTAGGAAATATTGAAGAGGCTGTAGAGAAAGCAGAAAAATTAAAGGCTTAA
- the atpC gene encoding ATP synthase F1 subunit epsilon, whose amino-acid sequence MDKLTLEIVTPHGEIFNSEVKSVLVPGSEGEFGVLPNHASIISLLQAGVISVENCDGSKELIAIDSGHVKVDENGVVILAQGAVYLGGKENSISKKKLEEAQELLKSAGANSATLAATLGRLDSK is encoded by the coding sequence ATGGATAAATTAACTTTAGAAATAGTTACTCCGCACGGAGAAATTTTTAATTCAGAAGTTAAGTCGGTTTTAGTTCCAGGAAGCGAAGGCGAGTTTGGTGTATTACCAAACCACGCTTCTATTATTTCTTTATTACAAGCTGGAGTAATTAGCGTTGAAAATTGTGATGGTTCAAAAGAATTAATTGCTATTGATTCAGGCCATGTAAAAGTTGATGAAAATGGGGTTGTTATTTTAGCTCAAGGTGCTGTATATCTAGGCGGAAAAGAAAACTCTATTAGTAAGAAAAAACTAGAAGAAGCACAAGAATTATTAAAATCAGCTGGTGCTAATTCAGCTACTTTAGCAGCTACTTTAGGGAGATTGGATTCTAAATGA
- a CDS encoding MotA/TolQ/ExbB proton channel family protein has protein sequence MNLILDFDLATLLAVGILAFYSIIALAIFIYRLSNISKFYQEELKSLDRLLKNQDLSFESYFKPCEGSKTKLEIYYNEAGKNLSEGLTWLSIIATTSPFIGLFGTVVSIYFTLISLNGNADINQIASPIGHALIATASGIISAILAYTFHLIVKRKVFECLNILESEIKILNNEK, from the coding sequence ATGAATTTGATTTTAGATTTTGACTTAGCTACTTTATTAGCGGTTGGGATTTTAGCTTTTTATTCTATTATTGCTTTAGCGATTTTTATTTATCGCTTAAGCAATATTTCAAAGTTTTATCAAGAAGAATTAAAATCATTAGATAGGTTATTAAAAAACCAAGATTTATCTTTTGAATCTTATTTTAAACCTTGTGAAGGTTCAAAAACAAAGCTAGAAATATACTATAACGAAGCAGGGAAAAACCTTAGCGAAGGTCTTACTTGGCTTAGCATTATAGCTACCACTTCGCCTTTCATAGGATTGTTTGGAACTGTTGTTTCAATTTACTTTACTTTAATTTCTTTAAATGGTAATGCAGATATAAATCAAATTGCATCTCCAATAGGTCATGCCTTAATAGCAACTGCAAGTGGTATTATATCGGCGATTTTAGCTTATACTTTTCACTTAATTGTTAAAAGAAAAGTATTTGAATGTTTAAATATTTTAGAGAGTGAAATAAAGATTTTAAACAATGAAAAATAA
- a CDS encoding biopolymer transporter ExbD, with protein sequence MKNNFLNEEPELNITPLVDVMLVLIVILMLVIPNLKYDESINLPNGSKTNVSKAKKEDIFVSITNNEIVLNKKKYSYISFFDNFALIKNQLDKEKIVYIAGDKDISYDKLMQVLTTFSKAGFVKISLQTK encoded by the coding sequence ATGAAAAATAATTTTTTAAACGAAGAGCCAGAATTAAACATAACGCCTTTAGTTGATGTTATGCTTGTTTTGATTGTAATTTTAATGTTAGTAATACCTAATTTAAAATATGATGAAAGCATAAACCTTCCAAATGGCTCTAAAACAAATGTAAGCAAAGCAAAAAAAGAAGATATATTTGTAAGTATCACAAATAATGAAATCGTATTAAACAAAAAGAAATATTCATATATTAGCTTTTTTGATAATTTTGCTTTAATTAAAAATCAATTAGATAAAGAAAAAATAGTTTATATAGCAGGCGATAAAGACATTAGTTATGATAAGCTAATGCAAGTTTTAACTACTTTTAGCAAAGCAGGTTTTGTAAAAATTTCTCTACAAACAAAATGA
- the tolB gene encoding Tol-Pal system protein TolB (forms dimers; may be involved in cell envelope integrity; interacts with outer membrane proteins and with the C-terminal domain of inner membrane protein TolA), translated as MKKIVLLFFSLVCLSADIIMDVVSEQQVLPKIRITTSSLVNFDFDKVIKNDVLVSSKFEVTDSADANYELNYTLVPSGNNYDLTIVLKGENNVSKYENKFSYPKNAYVFLSHKAISTMLKDLKIADIDWMNRKILITRKIAAKQSQILIADYTLNYQKIIMQGGLNLFAKWANEEQNAFYYTDYNKDTLSIYKYNLLNNQKTLITQGVGMLALSDISKDGSKALITKTIEDQPEVFLFDLNTKASKRLTNYKGIDVSAKFLGDNSFAFVSDRSSYPNLYMQGLDKNNATQLVYHGKNNSAFSVFNNYIVYSSREKSGDFNLYVMATDSQYVRQLTLNGRNIFPNFSNDGKTIMFIKLLGMQSSLGILRLDENKVYHFPLKVGKISTLDW; from the coding sequence ATGAAAAAGATAGTTTTATTATTTTTTAGTTTAGTTTGCTTAAGCGCCGATATTATTATGGATGTAGTAAGCGAACAACAGGTTTTACCTAAGATTAGAATTACAACTAGTAGTTTAGTTAATTTTGATTTTGATAAGGTGATTAAAAATGATGTTTTAGTAAGTTCAAAATTTGAAGTTACAGATAGCGCAGATGCTAATTATGAGTTAAATTATACTTTAGTTCCTAGTGGAAATAATTATGATTTAACTATTGTTTTAAAAGGTGAAAATAATGTAAGTAAATATGAAAATAAATTTTCTTATCCAAAAAATGCTTATGTGTTTTTATCTCATAAAGCAATATCAACTATGCTAAAAGATTTAAAAATAGCAGATATAGATTGGATGAATAGAAAAATTTTAATAACAAGAAAAATAGCTGCAAAACAAAGCCAAATTTTAATCGCTGATTATACTCTTAATTATCAAAAGATAATTATGCAAGGCGGACTTAATTTATTTGCAAAATGGGCTAATGAAGAGCAAAATGCTTTTTATTACACAGACTATAATAAAGATACTTTAAGTATTTATAAATATAACTTATTAAACAATCAAAAAACATTGATTACTCAAGGCGTTGGAATGCTTGCTTTAAGTGATATTAGTAAAGATGGAAGTAAGGCATTGATTACTAAAACCATAGAAGATCAGCCAGAAGTATTTTTATTTGATTTAAACACAAAAGCTAGTAAAAGACTAACGAACTATAAAGGAATTGATGTTAGCGCTAAGTTTTTAGGAGATAATTCATTTGCTTTTGTTAGTGATAGAAGTTCATATCCTAATTTATATATGCAAGGACTTGATAAAAATAATGCTACTCAATTAGTTTATCATGGTAAAAACAATTCAGCATTTAGTGTATTTAATAATTACATAGTTTATTCAAGTCGTGAAAAATCAGGGGATTTTAATCTATATGTAATGGCAACTGATTCTCAATACGTAAGACAACTTACATTAAATGGAAGAAATATATTTCCTAATTTTAGCAATGATGGAAAGACAATTATGTTTATAAAATTACTAGGAATGCAAAGTTCTTTAGGGATATTAAGACTTGATGAGAATAAAGTGTATCATTTCCCTTTAAAAGTTGGCAAAATTTCAACTTTAGATTGGTAA
- a CDS encoding OmpA family protein, whose protein sequence is MKKLAYAVALAALVVGCSQKATVEAPKKVEPAPEINVDVKEDINTKIDRINNSLGKVYFDFDKYDIRSDMYGVVSNNAGLLNGDGKDLNIVVEGNCDEWGSEEYNQALGLKRAKAVKDGLEAQGVNSSRITIKSYGENNPVCNDKTKECDAQNRRAETKVQF, encoded by the coding sequence ATGAAAAAATTAGCTTATGCGGTTGCTTTAGCAGCTTTAGTTGTTGGTTGTAGTCAAAAGGCTACAGTTGAGGCTCCAAAAAAAGTTGAGCCAGCTCCAGAAATCAATGTAGATGTAAAAGAAGATATTAATACTAAGATAGATAGAATTAATAATTCTTTAGGTAAAGTTTATTTTGATTTTGACAAATACGACATTCGTTCAGATATGTATGGCGTAGTATCAAACAATGCTGGTTTATTAAATGGCGATGGTAAAGATTTAAATATCGTTGTTGAAGGTAACTGCGATGAGTGGGGTAGTGAAGAATATAACCAAGCTCTAGGTTTAAAAAGAGCAAAAGCTGTTAAAGATGGCTTAGAAGCTCAAGGCGTAAATAGCTCAAGAATTACAATTAAGAGCTATGGCGAAAACAACCCAGTTTGCAATGATAAAACTAAAGAATGTGATGCTCAAAATCGTAGAGCTGAAACAAAAGTTCAGTTTTAA
- a CDS encoding tetratricopeptide repeat protein, with amino-acid sequence MIKKIIFLGALAPIIYAETSAFNAGNINLKEPYGLTENEKVLLENKKKVETLSKDYTGVDFKTNKALERIEGIQSVIDDLNNKTYNFEGKLLEVEKFSKEKSESYDKELADIKQELKNQRYAINQLKKALSELTNLVGSLGESKAAKISNIELNTNNVTAQTPAQKMDNAISLFNSKNYDAAAKIFEELANSRHKPAQCNFYLGQIAYAKKDYNNAIYYYKTSSDLYNAQGVKAPNMPLILLNTANSLKAINELDKANNFYAALKKQFPNSSEAKSIN; translated from the coding sequence ATGATAAAAAAAATAATATTTTTAGGGGCTTTAGCCCCTATTATTTATGCGGAAACTTCAGCCTTTAATGCAGGCAATATAAACCTTAAAGAACCTTATGGACTTACAGAGAACGAAAAAGTATTGTTAGAAAATAAAAAAAAGGTTGAAACTCTTAGCAAAGATTACACTGGCGTTGATTTTAAAACAAACAAAGCTTTAGAGAGAATTGAAGGAATTCAAAGCGTAATAGATGATTTAAACAATAAAACTTACAATTTTGAAGGTAAGTTATTAGAAGTTGAGAAATTCTCAAAAGAAAAATCAGAAAGTTATGATAAAGAACTTGCAGATATAAAACAAGAATTAAAAAATCAAAGATATGCGATTAATCAATTAAAAAAGGCTTTAAGCGAACTAACTAATTTAGTGGGTAGTTTAGGAGAGAGTAAAGCTGCAAAAATTTCAAATATAGAGCTTAACACAAATAATGTAACAGCTCAAACTCCAGCACAAAAAATGGATAACGCTATAAGTTTATTTAATAGTAAAAACTATGATGCTGCTGCTAAAATATTTGAAGAATTAGCAAACTCAAGACATAAACCTGCTCAATGTAATTTTTATTTAGGTCAAATAGCTTATGCAAAAAAAGATTATAATAACGCAATTTATTATTATAAAACAAGTTCAGATTTATATAACGCACAAGGGGTAAAAGCTCCTAATATGCCTTTAATTTTATTAAACACAGCTAATTCATTAAAAGCAATTAATGAGCTAGATAAGGCAAATAATTTTTATGCTGCACTTAAAAAACAATTTCCAAATTCAAGTGAAGCAAAAAGTATAAATTAA
- a CDS encoding peptidylprolyl isomerase produces the protein MAIQKDSVVSLNFILRDAKTNEVLENNTDFHPISFLLGRNQVLEALEEEIAKLNEGDESDILITKDKAWQEYDENLIQELPKEQFAGIELKVGLELFGENEDGSTVRVVVKEIKNDTVVIDYNHPYAGKDLLFTVSIKEVREATEDELASGVVAQAGGCGCGNHGHGGCKGDGSCGHHDHDEEEHHHHHGGGC, from the coding sequence ATGGCTATACAAAAAGATAGTGTTGTATCACTTAATTTTATATTGCGTGATGCTAAAACTAACGAAGTGTTAGAAAACAATACTGATTTTCATCCTATTTCATTTTTATTAGGAAGAAATCAAGTATTAGAAGCTTTAGAAGAAGAAATCGCTAAATTAAATGAAGGCGATGAAAGTGATATCTTAATTACAAAAGATAAAGCATGGCAAGAATACGATGAGAATTTGATTCAGGAATTACCAAAAGAACAATTCGCTGGAATTGAACTTAAAGTTGGATTAGAATTATTCGGCGAGAATGAAGATGGTTCAACTGTAAGAGTTGTTGTAAAAGAAATCAAAAATGATACAGTAGTAATTGATTATAATCATCCTTATGCAGGAAAAGATTTATTATTTACAGTAAGCATTAAAGAAGTAAGAGAGGCAACAGAAGATGAACTAGCAAGTGGTGTAGTAGCACAAGCTGGTGGTTGTGGTTGTGGAAATCACGGACACGGTGGATGCAAAGGCGATGGAAGTTGCGGACATCATGATCATGATGAAGAAGAACACCATCATCACCACGGCGGCGGTTGCTGA
- a CDS encoding ACP S-malonyltransferase encodes MNYAFIYPGQGSQSAFMGKDLYDNFEFVRKTYDEVSEFCDIDFKELIFSENERLNISEFTQPAILLNSMMYYKVFEKLLDENKISLRESNHTAFLSKKNTPSLGHSLGEFSALCANKAIDLKNALKLVNMRGKFMQECASSENPASMMVILGLNDSDVEMICNKANAENKQIYAANYNCDGQIVVAGIKKDLEESAELFKSAGAKRAMMLNMSVASHCPLMQNAANKLEEFLVFNDNFTPVISNATKLAYNTQNEAKQAIKEQLIKPVLYKQSILELESSVDGFIEFGSNVLCGLNKKITQKESVSIKSLDDINNFIKAIKEKL; translated from the coding sequence ATGAATTACGCTTTTATTTACCCAGGACAAGGCTCACAAAGTGCTTTTATGGGAAAGGATTTGTATGATAATTTTGAGTTTGTAAGAAAAACTTATGATGAAGTTAGCGAATTTTGTGATATTGATTTTAAAGAATTAATTTTTAGTGAAAATGAAAGATTAAATATAAGTGAATTTACTCAACCTGCAATATTGCTAAATAGCATGATGTATTATAAGGTTTTTGAAAAACTATTAGATGAAAATAAAATTTCTTTAAGAGAGAGTAATCACACAGCATTTTTAAGTAAGAAAAACACTCCTTCACTAGGTCATTCTTTAGGAGAGTTTTCGGCTCTTTGTGCAAATAAAGCAATTGATTTAAAAAATGCTTTAAAATTAGTTAATATGCGTGGTAAATTTATGCAAGAGTGCGCAAGTAGTGAAAATCCAGCTTCAATGATGGTAATACTTGGCTTAAATGATAGTGATGTTGAGATGATTTGCAATAAAGCAAATGCAGAAAACAAACAAATCTATGCAGCAAATTATAATTGCGATGGACAAATCGTGGTTGCAGGGATTAAAAAAGACTTAGAAGAGAGTGCCGAGCTTTTTAAAAGTGCTGGTGCAAAAAGAGCAATGATGCTTAATATGAGTGTTGCAAGTCATTGTCCTTTAATGCAAAATGCAGCTAATAAACTTGAAGAGTTTTTAGTGTTTAATGATAATTTTACTCCTGTTATTTCAAATGCTACAAAACTTGCTTATAACACACAAAATGAAGCAAAACAAGCAATAAAAGAGCAATTAATTAAGCCTGTTTTATATAAGCAAAGTATTTTAGAGCTTGAAAGTAGTGTTGATGGCTTTATAGAATTTGGTAGCAATGTATTATGTGGTTTAAACAAAAAAATTACACAAAAAGAAAGCGTAAGCATAAAAAGCTTAGATGATATAAATAATTTTATAAAAGCAATTAAGGAAAAATTATGA
- a CDS encoding ATP-binding protein, with product MCEHLFKNELSKRLIKEVARACDKFDLIEEGDKVLVGLSGGKDSLSLLMLLKHMQRAVPFKFDFEAVTLSYGMGEDYKYLSNYCKILGIKHTIIDSNIYEISSEKIRKNSSFCSFFSRMRRGYLYTYAKENGFNKLALGHHLDDAIESFFMNFTYNGALRTLAAKFTSAQGVTVIRPLIFVRERMLRENAIKNGLKTIGDEACPAMRFDVKMPHARAETKELLASLEAQNPKLFKSLENAFFNIHYDTFFANEGANYCKE from the coding sequence ATGTGCGAACATTTGTTTAAAAATGAGCTTAGTAAAAGACTTATAAAAGAAGTTGCAAGAGCTTGTGATAAGTTTGACTTAATAGAAGAAGGCGATAAGGTTTTAGTAGGTCTTAGCGGCGGAAAAGATAGTTTAAGCTTATTAATGCTACTAAAACATATGCAAAGAGCTGTTCCTTTTAAATTTGATTTTGAAGCTGTAACGCTTAGTTATGGAATGGGTGAAGATTATAAATATTTAAGTAATTATTGCAAGATTTTAGGCATTAAACATACTATAATTGATAGTAATATTTACGAGATTTCAAGTGAGAAAATCCGTAAAAATTCAAGCTTTTGCTCGTTCTTTTCTCGTATGAGAAGAGGGTATTTATATACTTACGCAAAAGAAAATGGCTTTAATAAATTAGCTCTAGGTCATCATTTAGATGATGCTATTGAGAGCTTTTTTATGAACTTTACTTATAACGGCGCTTTAAGAACACTTGCAGCGAAATTTACTTCAGCTCAAGGGGTTACCGTAATTCGCCCTTTAATTTTCGTTCGTGAAAGAATGCTAAGAGAAAATGCTATAAAAAATGGGCTTAAAACAATAGGCGATGAAGCGTGTCCTGCTATGAGATTTGATGTGAAAATGCCACACGCAAGAGCAGAAACAAAAGAGCTTTTAGCAAGTCTTGAAGCACAAAATCCAAAATTATTCAAAAGCCTTGAAAACGCATTTTTTAATATTCATTATGATACATTCTTTGCAAACGAAGGTGCTAATTATTGCAAGGAATAA